The Faecalibacterium prausnitzii genome includes a window with the following:
- a CDS encoding acyl-CoA dehydrogenase family protein has product MLFQTTSAHEELRAKIRSFAEEEIKPLAFLMDQNNEFPEEAVKKLGKLGWMGIPYPKEYGGAGLDALSYAIAVEELARVDGGTGVILSAHVSLGSWPIFAYGTEEQKKKYLVPLAKGEKIGAFGLTETNAGSDAGGTETTALDKGDYYLLNGGKIFITNAPKADTYVVFAVTTPDIGTRGISAFIVEKGWKGFEFGDHYDKMGIRSSSTAELIFNDVKVPKENLLGKEGEGFKIAMSTLDGGRIGIAAQALGIAQGAFEHALSYSKERVQFGKPIAAQQSIAFKLADMATKLRCARFLIYSAAELKEQHAPYGMESAMAKMYASDIALEVTNDALQIHGGSGYLKGMEVERAYRDAKITTLYEGTNEIQRVVIASHLLGRLGKSSGGESRSAAKKPAPITGIRKKTIFREGDAAQQVADLVAALKKDGHDFSVGIPMDTPIPQAERVVSAGKGIGEKKNMKLVESLAKAAGAAIGSSRPVAETLKYLPLNRYVGMSGQKFTGNLYIACGISGASQHLKGIKDASTIVAINKNGNAPIFKNCDYGIVGDVEEILPLLTAALDSGEKLPAPPMVKMKRPTPPKPAPIGDRYVCSGCGYEYVPELGDEDGEIAPGTLFEQLPAEWVCPECAETKDQFVKA; this is encoded by the coding sequence ATGCTGTTTCAAACCACGTCGGCGCACGAAGAGCTGCGCGCGAAGATCCGGAGTTTTGCGGAGGAGGAGATCAAGCCCCTCGCATTTTTAATGGATCAGAACAACGAGTTTCCCGAGGAGGCTGTCAAGAAGCTGGGTAAGCTGGGCTGGATGGGCATTCCCTACCCCAAGGAGTACGGCGGTGCCGGTCTTGATGCCCTGAGCTACGCCATCGCGGTGGAGGAGCTGGCCCGTGTGGACGGCGGTACGGGCGTAATCCTCTCCGCCCACGTCTCCCTCGGCTCATGGCCCATTTTCGCCTATGGCACCGAGGAGCAGAAGAAGAAATATCTGGTTCCGCTGGCCAAGGGCGAGAAAATCGGCGCCTTCGGCCTTACGGAGACCAACGCCGGATCTGACGCCGGCGGCACGGAGACCACGGCGCTGGATAAGGGGGACTACTACCTCCTCAACGGCGGCAAGATCTTCATTACCAACGCCCCTAAGGCGGACACCTATGTGGTTTTCGCCGTCACCACGCCGGACATCGGCACCCGGGGCATCTCCGCTTTCATCGTGGAGAAGGGCTGGAAGGGCTTTGAGTTCGGCGACCACTATGACAAGATGGGTATTCGCTCCTCCTCCACGGCGGAGCTGATCTTCAACGACGTGAAGGTTCCCAAGGAAAACCTATTGGGCAAGGAGGGCGAGGGCTTCAAGATTGCCATGTCCACGCTGGACGGCGGACGCATCGGCATCGCCGCGCAGGCGCTGGGCATCGCCCAGGGCGCGTTTGAGCACGCGTTGAGCTATTCCAAGGAGCGCGTCCAGTTCGGCAAGCCCATCGCGGCCCAGCAGAGCATCGCCTTCAAGCTGGCGGATATGGCAACCAAGCTGCGCTGCGCCCGGTTCCTCATCTACTCCGCGGCGGAGCTGAAGGAGCAGCACGCGCCTTACGGCATGGAGTCCGCCATGGCGAAGATGTACGCCTCGGACATCGCGCTGGAGGTCACCAACGATGCCTTGCAGATCCACGGCGGCAGCGGCTACCTCAAGGGCATGGAGGTGGAACGGGCCTACCGCGACGCCAAGATCACCACCCTCTACGAGGGCACTAACGAGATCCAGCGGGTGGTCATCGCCTCTCATCTGTTGGGCAGGCTGGGCAAGAGCTCCGGCGGCGAGAGCCGTTCGGCGGCCAAGAAACCCGCGCCCATCACCGGCATTCGCAAAAAGACCATCTTCCGGGAGGGGGATGCTGCCCAGCAGGTGGCCGACCTTGTGGCGGCGCTGAAGAAGGATGGTCACGACTTCTCCGTGGGCATCCCTATGGATACGCCCATCCCGCAGGCGGAGCGGGTGGTCTCCGCGGGCAAGGGCATCGGGGAGAAAAAGAACATGAAACTGGTAGAGTCGCTGGCCAAGGCCGCCGGCGCGGCCATCGGTTCTTCCCGCCCTGTGGCGGAGACTCTCAAATATCTGCCGCTGAACCGCTATGTGGGTATGTCTGGTCAGAAGTTTACCGGCAATCTGTACATCGCCTGCGGCATCTCTGGCGCATCCCAGCACCTTAAGGGCATCAAGGACGCCTCCACCATCGTGGCCATCAATAAGAACGGTAACGCGCCTATCTTCAAGAACTGCGACTACGGCATCGTGGGCGATGTGGAGGAGATCCTGCCCCTGCTCACTGCCGCGCTGGATAGCGGCGAAAAGCTGCCCGCGCCGCCCATGGTAAAGATGAAGCGGCCCACGCCGCCGAAGCCCGCCCCCATCGGCGACCGCTACGTCTGCAGCGGCTGCGGCTACGAGTATGTGCCGGAGTTGGGCGACGAGGACGGCGAGATCGCGCCCGGTACGCTCTTTGAGCAGCTTCCCGCCGAGTGGGTGTGTCCCGAGTGCGCGGAGACGAAGGATCAATTTGTAAAGGCTTGA
- the rbr gene encoding rubrerythrin → MKETKYAGTQTEKNLMAAFAGESEARNKYTYFASKAKKEGFEQIAALFLKTADNEKEHAKLWFKELNGIGDTAENLLSAAEGENYEWTDMYDGFAKTADEEGFHELAQRFRLVAAIEKHHEERYRALLHNVEMAEVFAKSEVKVWECRNCGHIVVGEKAPEVCPTCNHPQSYFEIHAENY, encoded by the coding sequence ATGAAAGAAACGAAATACGCAGGAACTCAAACCGAAAAAAACCTGATGGCTGCCTTTGCCGGTGAGTCCGAGGCACGCAACAAGTACACCTATTTTGCATCCAAGGCCAAGAAGGAAGGCTTTGAGCAGATCGCGGCACTGTTCCTCAAAACCGCTGATAATGAGAAGGAACACGCCAAGCTGTGGTTCAAAGAACTGAACGGCATTGGCGACACCGCAGAAAACCTTCTCTCCGCCGCTGAGGGTGAGAACTACGAGTGGACGGATATGTACGATGGCTTTGCCAAAACTGCCGATGAGGAAGGTTTCCATGAGCTGGCCCAGCGTTTCCGCCTGGTCGCCGCCATTGAAAAGCATCACGAGGAGCGCTACCGTGCCCTGCTGCACAATGTGGAGATGGCGGAGGTCTTCGCCAAGAGTGAGGTCAAGGTGTGGGAGTGCCGCAACTGCGGTCACATCGTCGTGGGCGAGAAGGCCCCGGAGGTTTGCCCCACCTGCAACCATCCCCAGAGCTATTTTGAAATTCACGCAGAAAACTATTAA
- a CDS encoding DUF6017 domain-containing protein produces the protein MTLDYFYGQAGELFSFYRIPKALFQEPRFQSLSTDAKTLYGILLDRMSLSVKNGWLDEQNRVFIIFTIEDVKRALCCADNKATKLLRELEKFGLIERKRRGLGKPSLVYVKNFSAESSKSIFQNRDFHDSGGFKNASQDPSKSRCNKTKENDTEMSETDPFYSEEADGMSKRTQLEEYFSQSLEIDLLLRLCPDDEDIIYQIVDLLVDTCATNRKLLHIAGDDKPAEVVCSRFMKLNADHIRFVLKCLAENSSPIRNMKQYLLASLYNAPTTMQLSYQNQTNHDLAMRR, from the coding sequence ATGACCCTTGACTACTTTTACGGACAAGCCGGAGAACTGTTTTCGTTCTACCGCATTCCCAAGGCTCTTTTTCAGGAGCCACGGTTCCAGAGTCTGTCCACCGATGCAAAAACCCTGTACGGCATCCTGCTGGACCGCATGAGCCTGTCTGTGAAAAACGGCTGGCTGGACGAGCAGAACCGGGTGTTCATTATCTTCACGATAGAGGATGTCAAGAGGGCGTTGTGTTGCGCAGACAACAAAGCGACCAAGCTGCTCCGGGAACTCGAAAAGTTTGGTCTGATTGAACGAAAACGCAGAGGTCTGGGAAAGCCAAGTTTGGTGTATGTGAAGAACTTTTCGGCAGAATCGTCAAAATCAATATTCCAAAATCGTGATTTTCACGATTCTGGAGGCTTCAAAAACGCAAGTCAAGACCCTTCAAAATCACGATGTAATAAGACTAAAGAGAATGATACTGAAATGAGTGAGACTGATCCATTCTATTCTGAAGAAGCGGATGGGATGAGCAAACGCACCCAACTGGAAGAATATTTTTCTCAGTCTTTGGAGATAGACCTTTTGCTCCGGCTCTGCCCGGATGACGAGGACATTATCTACCAGATCGTAGACTTGCTGGTGGACACCTGCGCTACCAACCGTAAGCTGCTGCACATTGCTGGGGACGATAAGCCCGCCGAGGTGGTATGCAGTCGGTTTATGAAGTTGAACGCCGACCACATCCGCTTTGTGCTGAAGTGCCTTGCAGAGAACAGCAGCCCGATCCGAAACATGAAACAATACCTGCTCGCTTCTCTGTACAACGCACCCACCACGATGCAACTTTCCTACCAGAACCAAACCAACCACGACTTAGCGATGCGGAGGTGA
- a CDS encoding FprA family A-type flavoprotein translates to MYCVRKVTNDLYWVGANDHRLALFENCFPIPRGVSYNAYCLLDEKTVLFDTVDWSACRQLLENLAYVLDGRELDYLLVNHLEPDHAACIEEILLRHPKVKLISNEKAFMLMRQFGFHVDGHECIEVKEGDTFSFGKHTVTFVGAPMVHWPEAMVTLDVTEGVLFSADAFGTFGALDGKLFADEVDFERDWLDDARRYLTNIVGKYGPHIQLLLKKAGGVLDQIKYICPLHGPVWRKDLGWFIEKYDTWSRYAPETQGVLIVYASMYGNTENAAQALATSLCDKGMSKVAMYDVSSTHVSQLISEAFKYSHIVLASVTYNLGIYPAMHDFLMDMKALNLQNRTFAIIENGSWAVKSGDLMQKFVNNELKNMTVLNERLSLASSMGTDKRTELEALADAILESMK, encoded by the coding sequence ATGTATTGCGTGCGTAAAGTAACGAACGACCTCTACTGGGTGGGTGCCAACGACCATCGTCTGGCCCTGTTTGAAAACTGCTTTCCCATTCCTCGGGGCGTAAGCTACAACGCCTACTGCCTGCTGGATGAAAAGACGGTGCTCTTTGACACGGTGGACTGGTCTGCCTGCCGCCAGCTTTTGGAAAATCTGGCGTATGTGCTGGATGGCCGCGAGCTGGACTACCTGCTGGTCAACCATCTGGAGCCGGATCACGCCGCCTGCATCGAGGAGATCCTGCTGCGCCATCCCAAGGTGAAACTGATCTCCAACGAGAAGGCATTCATGCTCATGCGGCAGTTCGGCTTCCATGTGGACGGACATGAGTGCATCGAGGTGAAGGAGGGCGACACCTTCTCCTTCGGCAAGCACACCGTCACCTTTGTGGGCGCGCCTATGGTTCACTGGCCGGAGGCCATGGTAACCCTCGATGTCACCGAAGGCGTCCTCTTTTCCGCCGACGCCTTCGGCACCTTCGGCGCGCTGGACGGCAAGCTGTTCGCCGACGAGGTGGACTTCGAGCGGGACTGGCTGGACGACGCCCGCCGCTACCTTACCAACATCGTGGGCAAGTACGGCCCCCACATCCAGCTCCTGCTGAAAAAGGCCGGCGGCGTTTTGGATCAGATCAAGTACATCTGCCCGCTCCACGGCCCCGTGTGGCGCAAGGATCTGGGCTGGTTCATCGAAAAGTACGACACATGGAGCCGCTATGCCCCTGAGACCCAGGGCGTGCTCATCGTCTACGCCTCTATGTACGGCAACACGGAGAACGCGGCGCAGGCGCTGGCGACGTCGCTCTGCGATAAGGGCATGAGCAAGGTGGCGATGTACGATGTGTCCTCCACTCATGTCTCCCAGCTGATCTCCGAGGCATTTAAGTACAGTCACATTGTCCTGGCCTCTGTGACCTACAACCTCGGCATCTACCCCGCCATGCATGACTTCCTCATGGATATGAAGGCACTGAATCTGCAAAACCGCACCTTTGCCATCATTGAAAACGGCTCATGGGCGGTGAAGTCCGGTGACCTCATGCAGAAATTCGTCAACAATGAGCTTAAGAACATGACGGTGCTCAACGAGCGGCTCAGCCTCGCCTCGTCCATGGGCACGGACAAGCGCACTGAGCTGGAAGCACTGGCGGACGCCATTCTGGAGTCTATGAAGTAA
- a CDS encoding helix-turn-helix transcriptional regulator translates to MQARDMNLCVLAKKCGISYSTIQTTARRGGQLSVETIERICLGLLWLPIAAAVHRRF, encoded by the coding sequence ATGCAAGCGCGTGATATGAATCTGTGTGTGTTGGCAAAGAAATGCGGAATATCGTACTCCACAATCCAAACCACTGCTCGTCGGGGAGGCCAGTTGAGCGTAGAGACGATTGAAAGAATCTGTCTGGGTTTGTTATGGCTCCCCATCGCCGCAGCAGTCCACAGGCGGTTTTGA
- a CDS encoding tyrosine-type recombinase/integrase, translating to MEQHPKYIQDFYQHELDRGLTANAVIHYHANIRKCLQYAFQIGMIRSNPADRVERPRKEKFKSEIYSGEELEQLFKVIQGDPSEFGVIMAAFYGLRRSEIVGLKWDAIDFENKKISIQHTVVTAKVNGTVTEIARDKVSSANAIVSIFPENTKV from the coding sequence ATGGAACAGCATCCCAAATACATCCAAGACTTCTACCAGCATGAGTTGGATCGTGGCCTTACGGCAAACGCCGTCATTCACTATCACGCCAACATCCGCAAATGCTTACAGTATGCTTTTCAAATCGGCATGATCCGTTCCAACCCGGCAGATCGCGTTGAACGTCCTCGTAAGGAAAAGTTCAAGTCGGAGATTTACAGCGGTGAAGAACTGGAGCAGCTTTTCAAGGTGATTCAAGGTGACCCTTCGGAGTTTGGCGTCATCATGGCTGCGTTCTACGGGCTGCGGCGCAGTGAAATTGTCGGTTTGAAATGGGATGCCATTGACTTTGAGAACAAGAAAATCAGCATTCAGCATACGGTTGTGACCGCAAAGGTCAACGGAACGGTAACGGAAATCGCACGAGATAAGGTGTCCTCGGCGAATGCAATCGTCAGTATCTTCCCAGAAAACACCAAAGTATAA
- a CDS encoding helix-turn-helix domain-containing protein, giving the protein MPVVGVEPTRVISTRDFEFLSASSIWCHPVISSDIWFPLCKGKIHASTNNNLKYPRFFDAFFLYSVFSVWTTQMEIGGMFRRDAGQNAPLLRHKTKGKSRIMNQNQAKEYYKKLFVNYPDVLSVEEATTLLGFKSQTAIIRRIHQHRIRCLKVGRSFMIPKEYLIDYLLDS; this is encoded by the coding sequence ATGCCGGTGGTGGGGGTCGAACCCACACGTGTTATTAGCACAAGGGATTTTGAGTTTTTATCCGCATCTTCCATCTGGTGTCATCCAGTGATATCTAGTGATATCTGGTTCCCACTGTGCAAAGGCAAAATTCACGCCTCAACGAACAATAATTTGAAATATCCACGATTTTTCGATGCGTTTTTCCTCTACTCTGTTTTTTCGGTTTGGACCACCCAAATGGAAATTGGAGGGATGTTCAGGAGGGATGCAGGGCAAAACGCTCCTCTGCTTAGGCACAAAACGAAAGGAAAGTCAAGGATAATGAATCAAAATCAAGCAAAAGAGTATTATAAAAAATTATTTGTGAACTATCCTGATGTGCTGTCTGTCGAAGAAGCAACAACTTTACTCGGTTTCAAAAGCCAGACTGCCATCATCAGAAGAATCCATCAACATAGAATTCGCTGCCTGAAAGTCGGACGATCTTTCATGATTCCGAAAGAATATCTCATCGACTATCTTTTGGATAGCTAA
- a CDS encoding Crp/Fnr family transcriptional regulator has product MEQTLTQLPFWSSLTEREMDTLRRSAFVRHYKKGAFVHSSDNECLGMLFILSGEIRTYLLSDEGREVTLFRLYPGELCVLSASCVISQITFDTQMTAGMDTDVLIIPANVIAALKEKNLHVRCFLYELATKRFSDVMWAMQQIMFKGLDQRLAEFLFAEAERTGSDTIRTTHEQIAQHISSAREAVARMLKSFSEDGLVELKRGAITLRDKNRLNRLK; this is encoded by the coding sequence ATGGAACAAACACTGACACAACTTCCGTTCTGGTCATCCTTGACCGAACGCGAAATGGACACACTACGCCGAAGTGCCTTTGTTCGTCATTATAAAAAGGGTGCGTTCGTTCACAGTAGCGACAATGAATGTCTCGGAATGCTGTTTATTCTTTCCGGCGAGATCCGCACCTATCTTCTCTCTGATGAGGGGCGGGAGGTAACGCTGTTCCGCCTGTATCCGGGCGAACTATGCGTGCTTTCCGCCTCCTGCGTGATCAGTCAGATCACCTTTGATACGCAAATGACTGCCGGAATGGATACGGACGTTCTGATTATCCCTGCAAATGTCATTGCTGCACTCAAGGAGAAAAATCTCCATGTCCGCTGTTTTCTCTATGAACTGGCAACGAAACGGTTTTCTGATGTGATGTGGGCGATGCAGCAGATCATGTTCAAGGGGCTGGATCAGCGGCTGGCAGAATTTCTCTTTGCCGAAGCGGAACGTACCGGCTCCGACACGATACGTACGACCCATGAGCAGATCGCCCAGCACATCAGCTCGGCACGGGAGGCAGTGGCACGGATGCTCAAAAGCTTCTCGGAGGACGGACTGGTGGAGCTGAAGCGTGGTGCAATCACGCTGCGGGATAAGAACAGACTAAATCGTCTAAAATAA
- a CDS encoding desulfoferrodoxin family protein: protein MEQKFYICKHCGNIIAKVKDAGVPVVCCGEPMSEIVPGTTDAAVEKHVPVWTVENGIVHVKVGSVEHPMLPEHYIEWVSLQTKQGNQRKELHPGEKPEVCFALCEGDEVEAVYAYCNLHSLWKA from the coding sequence ATGGAGCAGAAGTTTTACATTTGCAAGCATTGCGGTAACATCATTGCCAAAGTTAAGGACGCAGGCGTCCCTGTCGTCTGCTGCGGCGAGCCGATGAGCGAGATCGTTCCCGGCACCACCGACGCTGCCGTGGAGAAGCACGTCCCTGTCTGGACGGTGGAAAACGGCATCGTCCATGTCAAGGTCGGCTCTGTGGAGCACCCCATGCTGCCGGAGCACTACATCGAATGGGTATCTCTCCAGACCAAGCAGGGCAATCAGCGTAAGGAACTGCATCCCGGCGAAAAGCCGGAGGTCTGCTTCGCGCTCTGCGAGGGCGATGAGGTCGAGGCGGTCTACGCCTACTGCAACCTCCACAGTCTGTGGAAAGCGTAA
- a CDS encoding DUF6219 family protein, with protein MKSHKYWSLGALFCMLGCIYSGIKKSMTAHKYFAYSSLLCMGMSIYSGHKLVSPKKKKITKSNNSENS; from the coding sequence ATGAAATCACATAAATACTGGTCCTTAGGCGCACTTTTCTGTATGTTGGGATGCATTTATTCTGGAATCAAAAAATCTATGACTGCGCATAAATACTTTGCCTATTCTTCATTGCTTTGTATGGGTATGTCCATTTATTCCGGTCACAAACTGGTTTCTCCAAAGAAGAAAAAAATCACTAAATCAAATAATAGTGAGAATAGTTAA
- a CDS encoding RrF2 family transcriptional regulator translates to MIITKETDYALRILRVLLDGEKHSVAEMSETELIPNQFAYQILRKLSAGNLVRVSRGALGGCALSCDLDATSLYDLMGVVGERGILCACMEPGYECRWQDKHGRCAIHCQLAALQQKQDEAFRAVSLRRLLTGGSDPQDTSEL, encoded by the coding sequence ATGATCATCACCAAAGAGACGGACTACGCGCTGCGCATTTTGCGGGTGCTGCTGGACGGGGAGAAGCATTCGGTGGCCGAGATGTCGGAAACGGAATTGATCCCCAATCAGTTTGCCTACCAGATTCTGCGCAAGCTCTCCGCCGGCAATTTGGTGCGGGTGAGCCGCGGCGCTCTCGGCGGCTGCGCGCTGTCCTGCGATCTGGACGCGACCTCCCTCTACGATCTCATGGGGGTCGTGGGGGAGCGGGGCATCCTGTGCGCCTGCATGGAGCCGGGATATGAATGCCGCTGGCAGGACAAGCATGGGCGGTGCGCCATCCACTGTCAGCTGGCGGCCTTGCAGCAAAAGCAGGACGAGGCGTTCCGTGCCGTGAGCCTGCGCAGGCTGCTGACCGGCGGATCCGATCCCCAAGATACAAGCGAGCTGTAA
- a CDS encoding GTP-binding protein produces the protein MELGLSCQQLEQNIPALFTDPACGHVLRAKGFVQDENGWVELNATADGLTANAIPKGQEVLIVIGEGLEKERIEVRLKG, from the coding sequence TTGGAACTGGGCCTCTCGTGCCAGCAGCTCGAACAGAATATCCCGGCCCTCTTCACCGACCCCGCGTGCGGCCATGTGCTGCGGGCGAAAGGCTTCGTGCAGGACGAGAACGGCTGGGTGGAGCTGAACGCCACCGCCGACGGCCTGACGGCAAACGCTATCCCCAAGGGGCAGGAAGTGCTCATCGTGATCGGGGAGGGGCTGGAGAAAGAACGGATTGAGGTAAGATTAAAGGGGTAA
- a CDS encoding YczE/YyaS/YitT family protein codes for MNGTALRKPTARRVVGMVAGIVIIALGIALFKQSHLGNDSISALNMRLAELLGISLGTQNLCTNILFFLLEFWFGRKYIGLGTFVNGICIGYIVTAFYDPIHAHFGDAPSLAVQLAWVIAAVLVTALGASLYQTADLGIAPYDYLSLGLRDYTPCPYFGCRIFTDALSALLCWLLGGLVGLGTLICAFCLGPFIQFFDRTFSQKVLQYKPNN; via the coding sequence ATGAACGGCACCGCATTGCGCAAACCGACTGCCCGGCGGGTGGTGGGCATGGTGGCGGGCATCGTCATCATCGCCCTTGGCATTGCGCTTTTCAAGCAGTCCCACCTCGGCAACGACTCCATCAGCGCCCTGAACATGCGGCTGGCGGAGCTGCTCGGCATCTCGCTGGGCACCCAGAACCTGTGCACGAACATCCTGTTTTTCCTGCTGGAATTCTGGTTCGGGCGCAAGTACATCGGCCTTGGCACCTTCGTCAACGGCATCTGCATCGGGTACATCGTCACGGCGTTCTATGACCCCATTCACGCCCACTTCGGCGACGCGCCGTCGCTGGCGGTGCAGTTGGCGTGGGTCATCGCGGCGGTGCTGGTCACGGCGCTGGGTGCTTCGCTCTACCAGACCGCCGACCTCGGCATCGCGCCCTACGATTACCTTTCCCTCGGTCTGCGGGACTACACACCCTGCCCGTACTTCGGGTGCCGCATCTTCACCGATGCGCTCAGCGCCCTGCTGTGCTGGCTGCTGGGTGGCCTTGTGGGCCTTGGCACCTTGATCTGTGCGTTCTGCCTTGGGCCCTTCATCCAGTTCTTCGACCGGACGTTCTCCCAGAAGGTGCTGCAATACAAACCGAACAATTGA
- a CDS encoding DUF134 domain-containing protein, protein MPRPPRCRQICGVPQVDTFCPNGCENTEPILLTLDKYEVIRLVDLEQQTHEQCAAQMDISRSTVQEICENARRKTAACLVHRKPLHITGGNYRICGGQEAAHCGRCCRMQRANMEKSGKTCKGDSIMKIAVTYESGQIFQHFGHTEQFKLYEAADGKITHTEVVDTNGSGHGALAGFLMQNGVDTLICGGIGGGAQAAMAEAGIKLYGGVSGDADAAVSALLNGNLGYNPNVHCDHHDHEHGEEGHTCGNHGCGKHSCH, encoded by the coding sequence ATGCCAAGACCGCCACGGTGCCGTCAAATTTGTGGCGTACCACAGGTCGATACATTCTGTCCCAACGGGTGCGAGAATACCGAGCCGATCCTGCTGACGCTGGACAAGTACGAGGTCATCCGGCTGGTTGACTTGGAGCAGCAAACCCACGAGCAGTGTGCCGCTCAAATGGATATTTCCCGCTCTACCGTGCAGGAGATTTGCGAAAATGCACGGCGCAAGACCGCAGCGTGTCTTGTTCACAGGAAACCGCTGCACATCACCGGGGGAAACTACCGCATCTGCGGAGGACAGGAGGCAGCTCACTGCGGCCGTTGCTGCCGGATGCAGAGAGCCAACATGGAAAAATCAGGCAAAACTTGCAAAGGAGATTCCATTATGAAAATTGCAGTTACCTATGAAAGCGGTCAAATTTTTCAGCATTTCGGCCACACCGAACAGTTCAAGCTTTATGAAGCTGCGGACGGCAAAATCACCCATACGGAAGTTGTTGATACCAACGGCAGCGGTCACGGCGCACTGGCAGGCTTCCTGATGCAGAACGGCGTGGACACTTTGATTTGCGGTGGCATCGGCGGCGGTGCACAGGCGGCAATGGCCGAAGCAGGCATCAAGCTCTACGGCGGTGTCAGCGGGGACGCTGATGCGGCGGTGAGCGCATTGCTCAACGGAAATCTGGGCTACAATCCCAATGTTCACTGTGACCACCATGACCACGAGCACGGCGAGGAAGGTCACACCTGCGGTAACCACGGCTGCGGCAAGCATAGCTGCCATTGA